A section of the Paenibacillus aurantius genome encodes:
- a CDS encoding cation:proton antiporter, protein MESHTTVMIHHILLLFISICLLGMTAGKLASKLKLPDVALFLFAGMLVGQGLHWINESSSSLTNQFILTAGSALILFDGGRNIRLGGLRRVWLTVSLLSVPGVLITCAVTAAAVHFLLGLDWIYSFLLGAIISSTDPATLIPVFKQVRIRPKVRETVESESAFNDATGSILTFSILAVVTGTKQVTLASGVADFLTTAVGGILVGCLIGFLASFLVAHINLGVLRDYTTIAMIVTALAAFLLGESLHVSGFMATFTAGLLWGNASLFRLDMEDKQKEMEHFSENVTIIMRMLIFVLLGSQVNFAVIGQYLWPSLAVLAVFLLIARPLTVLASTLPDRRAGWTWKEIAFMFWVRETGVIPAALSGMIAATGIAHADVIASVTFLAVLITILLQASTTGYAARRLGLEEGAER, encoded by the coding sequence ATGGAAAGCCACACTACGGTCATGATTCATCATATTCTTCTGCTGTTCATCTCCATCTGCCTTTTGGGCATGACCGCCGGCAAACTCGCCAGCAAGCTTAAGCTGCCCGACGTGGCGCTTTTTCTTTTTGCCGGCATGCTGGTCGGTCAAGGGCTGCACTGGATTAACGAGTCGAGCAGCTCGCTTACGAATCAGTTTATTCTAACGGCGGGTTCCGCCCTCATCCTGTTTGACGGGGGACGAAACATCCGGCTCGGGGGGCTTCGCCGGGTCTGGCTGACGGTCTCCCTGCTGAGTGTGCCGGGGGTGCTGATCACCTGCGCGGTAACCGCAGCGGCGGTCCACTTCCTTCTCGGGCTGGATTGGATTTACTCGTTCCTCTTGGGAGCGATTATTTCCTCCACCGACCCGGCCACGCTCATCCCGGTGTTCAAGCAGGTGAGAATCCGGCCGAAGGTCAGGGAGACCGTGGAGAGCGAATCTGCCTTCAATGACGCGACGGGCTCCATCCTCACCTTCTCGATTCTCGCTGTCGTAACCGGAACCAAGCAGGTCACCCTGGCCTCCGGAGTGGCCGATTTCCTCACAACGGCCGTCGGCGGGATTCTGGTGGGCTGCCTGATCGGCTTTCTGGCTTCGTTCCTGGTGGCGCACATCAACCTCGGGGTTCTGCGGGACTATACGACCATCGCCATGATCGTGACGGCGCTCGCCGCTTTCCTGCTGGGCGAGTCCCTGCATGTGAGCGGCTTTATGGCCACCTTCACGGCGGGTCTTCTTTGGGGCAACGCTTCCTTGTTCCGGCTCGATATGGAGGACAAACAGAAGGAGATGGAGCATTTCTCCGAGAATGTCACCATTATCATGAGAATGCTGATCTTCGTTCTGCTCGGAAGCCAGGTCAACTTCGCGGTGATCGGGCAGTACCTGTGGCCGAGTCTTGCGGTGCTCGCGGTTTTCCTGCTGATCGCCCGGCCTTTGACCGTTCTCGCCTCCACGCTTCCGGACCGTCGGGCGGGCTGGACGTGGAAAGAGATCGCGTTCATGTTCTGGGTGCGGGAAACCGGGGTTATCCCGGCCGCTCTCTCGGGCATGATCGCCGCCACGGGAATCGCACATGCCGACGTGATCGCCTCGGTTACGTTCCTGGCCGTTCTTATTACCATTCTGCTTCAGGCAAGCACCACCGGCTATGCCGCCCGCCGGCTTGGTCTGGAAGAGGGAGCCGAACGCTGA
- a CDS encoding LysR family transcriptional regulator — protein MENMDVFADVVEQQSLNRAAQLLNISQPALSRKIMNLEESLGVRLFERKGKRLELTRAGQICYEYAIQMRQLDREFIQAMNRFKIGELPASLTIGASLTTLQSTLPDLISFYTGGSPNTDIKALTGKTHEIVSLVKDHKVDIGLVASHIEQPGLHCDSLFDDHLCLVLPALHELSSASSVGMRELDHLPMILFSKGTWYRIMMDEIFHRHNVFPNVKMEIDSFEAILRLVSTMGTATLLPMSYLRSRLLENNDLCIRQLPELIQTKRTTSLVYTDEAARDGAIRFFVEKAKEYFARTDAG, from the coding sequence ATGGAAAATATGGACGTATTCGCGGATGTCGTGGAGCAGCAGAGCCTGAATCGGGCCGCTCAGCTTCTGAACATTTCCCAGCCGGCGCTGTCTCGCAAAATTATGAACCTGGAGGAGTCGCTCGGCGTCCGGCTCTTTGAACGGAAGGGCAAGCGGCTCGAATTGACCCGGGCGGGCCAAATCTGCTACGAGTACGCGATCCAGATGCGCCAGCTCGACCGGGAGTTCATCCAGGCCATGAACCGCTTTAAGATCGGGGAGCTACCCGCCAGCCTGACCATCGGGGCTAGTCTCACTACGCTCCAGTCCACGCTGCCCGATCTCATCTCCTTCTACACGGGCGGCAGTCCCAACACCGACATCAAGGCGCTCACAGGCAAGACGCATGAGATTGTCTCCCTGGTCAAAGACCATAAGGTCGATATAGGCCTCGTGGCTTCCCATATCGAGCAGCCGGGGCTTCATTGCGACTCTCTTTTTGACGACCATCTCTGCCTGGTGCTCCCCGCCCTGCACGAGCTGAGCTCGGCTTCCTCCGTAGGGATGAGGGAATTGGATCACCTCCCGATGATCCTATTCTCCAAAGGGACGTGGTACCGCATCATGATGGATGAGATTTTTCACCGCCACAACGTGTTTCCCAATGTCAAAATGGAAATCGACTCCTTCGAAGCGATTCTCCGGCTGGTCTCGACGATGGGAACGGCCACCCTGCTGCCCATGTCCTATCTCCGCAGCCGCCTCCTGGAGAACAACGACCTGTGCATCCGCCAGCTGCCGGAGCTGATCCAGACCAAGCGGACGACCTCGCTCGTCTATACCGACGAAGCGGCCCGCGACGGCGCCATCCGGTTCTTCGTGGAGAAGGCGAAGGAATATTTCGCCCGAACGGATGCAGGCTGA
- a CDS encoding succinate dehydrogenase cytochrome b558 subunit, with translation MRANSYHYRKIHSLLGVIPIGFFLIEHLLTNYTAFKEGHQGFVDQINWLNSLPLVLALEIFGIYLPLLYHGVYGLYVAYTARNNVTNYGYFRNLMFTLQRITGVITFLFIAWHIFETRIQVALGNVAHEDLGVRMHEIATQPIVFALYVIGIVAASFHFANGMWSFLVAWGITIGPRAQRVSSYVWMGVFVVMAVMFVLSLSAFTGTEFQDTASIKHG, from the coding sequence ATGAGGGCCAATTCTTATCATTACCGCAAAATTCATTCTTTGCTCGGGGTCATTCCGATCGGGTTTTTCCTGATTGAGCACCTGCTGACCAACTATACCGCGTTCAAAGAAGGGCATCAGGGCTTTGTCGACCAGATCAACTGGCTGAACAGCCTGCCGCTCGTACTCGCTCTGGAGATCTTCGGCATTTACCTGCCGCTGCTTTACCATGGCGTTTATGGCCTGTACGTTGCCTATACCGCACGCAACAACGTGACGAACTACGGATATTTCCGCAACCTGATGTTTACGCTGCAGCGGATTACCGGGGTTATTACGTTTCTGTTTATTGCCTGGCATATCTTCGAAACGCGCATTCAGGTAGCCCTCGGCAATGTGGCGCATGAAGATCTGGGCGTCCGGATGCACGAAATCGCCACCCAGCCTATCGTGTTCGCTCTGTATGTAATCGGAATCGTAGCGGCTTCCTTCCACTTTGCGAACGGAATGTGGTCTTTCCTGGTGGCCTGGGGGATTACGATCGGCCCACGTGCGCAGCGCGTTTCCAGCTACGTGTGGATGGGCGTGTTCGTGGTGATGGCCGTTATGTTCGTGCTGTCCCTGAGCGCCTTCACCGGAACGGAATTCCAAGACACAGCATCCATTAAGCACGGCTAA
- the sdhA gene encoding succinate dehydrogenase flavoprotein subunit, with product MANSKVIVVGGGLAGLMATTKAAEAGVQVDLFSLVPVKRSHSVCAQGGINGAVNTKGEGDSPWEHFDDTVYGGDFLANQPPVKAMCEAAPGIIHLMDRMGVMFNRTPEGLLDFRRFGGTKHHRTAFAGATTGQQLLYALDEQVRRWETAGLVTKHEHWEFTGIVLDETGACRGISAQDLRTMEIHTFRADAVIMATGGPGIIFGKTTNSVINTGTAASAVYQQGVYYANGEFIQIHPTAIPGDDKLRLMSESARGEGGRVWTYKDGKPWYFLEEKYPAYGNLVPRDIATREIFDVCVNQKLGINGENMVYLDLSHKDPKELDIKLGGIIEIYEKFMGDDPRKVPMKIYPAVHYSMGGLWVDYNQMTNIPGLFAAGECDYSIHGANRLGANSLVSAIFGGMVAGPKAIEYIKGLDKHAEDLSSSVYDSEKKRQTEKYEGLLKMDGSENAYVIHQELGEWMNNNMTVVRYNSKLQETLDKIQELKQRYKKINITDTSRWNNQGVAFTRQLGNMLELAQAMTLGALMRDESRGAHYKPEFPERDDENFLKTTKAKFTANGPQIEYEDVDVSLIPPRKRDYTTDKKKGGH from the coding sequence ATGGCTAATTCTAAAGTAATCGTAGTCGGCGGCGGTCTGGCCGGCCTGATGGCAACCACCAAAGCGGCCGAGGCGGGCGTGCAGGTCGACCTGTTCTCCCTAGTGCCGGTTAAACGGTCGCACTCCGTATGCGCCCAAGGGGGCATCAACGGGGCGGTCAATACAAAAGGGGAGGGCGACTCTCCGTGGGAACACTTCGACGATACCGTATACGGTGGCGACTTCCTGGCTAACCAGCCTCCCGTCAAAGCGATGTGCGAAGCGGCTCCCGGCATCATTCACCTGATGGACCGGATGGGCGTTATGTTCAACCGGACTCCGGAAGGTCTGCTTGATTTCCGCCGGTTCGGGGGAACGAAGCATCACCGGACGGCTTTTGCCGGCGCTACTACGGGGCAGCAGCTTCTGTACGCTCTTGACGAGCAGGTACGCCGTTGGGAAACGGCCGGTCTCGTGACGAAGCACGAGCACTGGGAGTTCACGGGGATCGTCCTCGACGAAACCGGAGCCTGCCGCGGGATCAGCGCCCAGGACCTCCGCACGATGGAGATTCATACGTTCCGTGCCGACGCCGTTATCATGGCGACAGGCGGTCCCGGGATCATCTTTGGGAAGACGACGAACTCCGTCATTAACACCGGTACGGCGGCCAGCGCCGTTTACCAGCAGGGCGTTTACTACGCCAACGGCGAATTTATCCAGATTCACCCGACGGCCATTCCGGGGGACGACAAGCTCCGGCTCATGTCCGAATCCGCGCGCGGTGAAGGCGGACGGGTCTGGACTTACAAGGATGGCAAGCCTTGGTACTTCCTGGAAGAGAAGTATCCGGCTTACGGAAACCTCGTTCCGCGGGATATTGCGACGCGGGAAATTTTTGATGTGTGCGTAAACCAGAAGCTCGGCATCAACGGCGAGAACATGGTTTACCTTGACCTGTCGCATAAAGACCCTAAAGAGCTCGACATCAAGCTCGGCGGGATCATCGAGATCTACGAGAAGTTCATGGGCGACGACCCGCGCAAGGTTCCGATGAAGATCTATCCGGCCGTTCACTATTCCATGGGCGGACTTTGGGTCGATTACAACCAAATGACGAACATCCCGGGCCTCTTCGCTGCGGGTGAGTGTGATTATTCCATTCACGGGGCGAACCGTCTCGGCGCGAACTCCCTCGTTTCCGCTATTTTCGGCGGGATGGTGGCCGGTCCGAAAGCGATCGAGTACATCAAAGGGCTCGACAAGCATGCGGAAGATCTCTCCTCAAGCGTCTATGACAGCGAGAAGAAGAGACAGACCGAGAAATACGAAGGCCTGCTTAAGATGGACGGCAGCGAGAACGCCTATGTCATCCACCAGGAGCTTGGCGAGTGGATGAACAACAACATGACGGTCGTCCGCTACAACAGCAAGCTGCAGGAGACGCTGGACAAGATCCAGGAGCTGAAGCAGCGTTACAAGAAGATCAACATCACCGATACGTCCCGCTGGAACAACCAAGGGGTGGCGTTCACCCGCCAGCTCGGCAACATGCTGGAGCTTGCCCAAGCGATGACGCTTGGCGCCCTTATGCGCGACGAAAGCCGCGGGGCTCACTATAAGCCGGAATTCCCGGAGCGCGACGACGAGAACTTCCTGAAGACGACCAAGGCCAAGTTCACGGCGAACGGCCCTCAAATCGAATACGAAGACGTCGACGTGTCCTTGATTCCGCCTCGTAAGCGTGACTACACCACGGATAAGAAAAAAGGAGGACATTGA
- the sdhB gene encoding succinate dehydrogenase iron-sulfur subunit: MAQAAADKKMVKFIVTRQDSADAKPYTEEFEIPYRPNMNVISAFMEIQRNPVNSNGQKTTPVCWESNCLEEVCGACSMVINGKPRQACTALVDKLEQPIRIAPMSTFPVVRDLVIDRGRMFAALKKVKAWIPIDGTYDLGPGPRMAESKRQWAYELSKCMTCGVCLEACPNVNEKTDFIGPAAISQVRLFNSHPTGEMNKDERLEALMDDGGIEGCGNSQNCVRSCPKGIPLTTSIAAMNKDTTKHLFKQWLGM, encoded by the coding sequence ATGGCGCAAGCAGCAGCCGACAAAAAAATGGTCAAGTTTATTGTCACCCGACAGGACAGTGCGGATGCGAAGCCTTACACCGAGGAATTCGAAATCCCGTATCGCCCGAACATGAACGTCATCAGCGCCTTCATGGAGATTCAGCGCAATCCCGTGAACTCGAACGGGCAGAAGACCACTCCGGTATGCTGGGAGTCCAACTGCCTCGAGGAAGTATGCGGCGCGTGCTCCATGGTGATCAACGGCAAGCCGCGTCAGGCTTGTACGGCGCTCGTCGATAAGCTGGAGCAGCCGATCCGCATCGCTCCGATGAGCACGTTCCCGGTTGTGCGTGACCTCGTTATCGACCGCGGCCGCATGTTCGCCGCGCTGAAGAAGGTCAAAGCGTGGATTCCGATCGACGGAACGTACGATCTCGGTCCGGGACCTCGGATGGCCGAATCCAAGCGCCAATGGGCTTACGAGCTGTCGAAGTGCATGACCTGCGGGGTCTGCCTCGAGGCGTGCCCGAACGTGAACGAGAAGACGGACTTCATCGGTCCGGCGGCCATTTCCCAGGTGCGTCTGTTCAACTCCCACCCGACGGGGGAGATGAACAAGGACGAGCGTCTGGAAGCGTTGATGGACGACGGCGGCATCGAAGGCTGCGGGAACTCGCAGAACTGCGTCCGCTCCTGTCCGAAAGGCATTCCGCTGACGACCTCGATCGCGGCCATGAACAAAGATACGACCAAGCACCTGTTCAAGCAGTGGCTCGGCATGTAA